Proteins co-encoded in one Stomoxys calcitrans chromosome 5, idStoCalc2.1, whole genome shotgun sequence genomic window:
- the LOC106086672 gene encoding uncharacterized protein LOC106086672 isoform X2 has product MLVTQRVKTAAQQRLEWINTKRMEQHKAQEELLRVKKLQRDLENCEEWRIRQTQQLLVATKEAQLYQIEEKKQRRAREKLIEQNWLAAMEFVRQEREFQQSYEDKLRKVIEGTNQERNLCMQDAKVIKEQTEYEKLKAFHHEDNRRALTLDQKYKTDEKLRDVYKKLQQKQWLKFQIADNQQRNNSSDQNSLRESIIFKDREDYQIYTELDGSQRHKVRNNEWHKLYLEHCAREKQQRKEADLQHEQMYLNTGCVLQQRPKNPYGKNSR; this is encoded by the exons ATGCTGGTTACACAGCGGGTAAAAACTGCAGCTCAACAACGCCTAGAATGGATCAATACAAAGCGTATGGAACAACACAAGGCCCAAGAAGAGTTATTGAGAGTTAAGAAGTTGCAAAGAGATTT AGAAAATTGTGAAGAATGGCGTATTCGACAAACCCAACAACTCTTGGTGGCCACCAAGGAGGCCCAACTATATCAGATTGAGGAAAAGAAACAAAGACGTGCCAGAGAGAAACTCATCGAACAAAATTGGCTGGCTGCCATGGAATTTGTACGACAGGAGAGAGAGTTCCAACAAAGCTATGAAGACAAACTACGCAAAGTGATTGAGGGCACCAATCAAGAGAGAAATCTTTGCATGCAGGATGCAAAAGTTATAAAAGAACAAACGGAATATGAGAAACTCAAGGCATTTCATCACGAAGA CAATAGGCGTGCCTTAACCTTGGATCAAAAGTATAAAACAGATGAAAAATTACGAGATGTATACAAGaaattgcaacaaaaacaaTGGTTGAAG tttcaaattgctgACAATCAACAGCGTAACAATTCAAGTGATCAAAATTCATTGCGAGAATCCATTATTTTTAAAGATCGAGAAGATTATCAAATTTATACGGAATTAGATGGATCTCAAAGACATAAG GTGCGCAACAACGAATGGCATAAATTATACCTGGAACACTGTGCCCGGGAGAAACAACAACGAAAAGAAGCCGATCTACAGCATGAACAGATGTACCTCAACACTGGTTGTGTTCTTCAGCAGAGGCCAAAGAATCCCTATGGTAAAAATTCTAGATAg
- the LOC106086672 gene encoding trichohyalin isoform X1, translated as MEIIEFLQTTQHKNLNNFIGFKVKQKLQEYEVELEGRRQKLRNILEFENCQLNEELLMLVTQRVKTAAQQRLEWINTKRMEQHKAQEELLRVKKLQRDLENCEEWRIRQTQQLLVATKEAQLYQIEEKKQRRAREKLIEQNWLAAMEFVRQEREFQQSYEDKLRKVIEGTNQERNLCMQDAKVIKEQTEYEKLKAFHHEDNRRALTLDQKYKTDEKLRDVYKKLQQKQWLKFQIADNQQRNNSSDQNSLRESIIFKDREDYQIYTELDGSQRHKVRNNEWHKLYLEHCAREKQQRKEADLQHEQMYLNTGCVLQQRPKNPYGKNSR; from the exons ATGGAAATTATAGAATTTTTGCAAACTACAcagcataaaaatttaaacaatttcatTGGTTTTAag GTTAAACAAAAACTCCAAGAATATGAGGTAGAATTGGAAGGAAGACGACAAAA GCTAAGAAACATTTTAGAGTTTGAAAACTGCCAATTGAATGAAGAACTTCTTATGCTGGTTACACAGCGGGTAAAAACTGCAGCTCAACAACGCCTAGAATGGATCAATACAAAGCGTATGGAACAACACAAGGCCCAAGAAGAGTTATTGAGAGTTAAGAAGTTGCAAAGAGATTT AGAAAATTGTGAAGAATGGCGTATTCGACAAACCCAACAACTCTTGGTGGCCACCAAGGAGGCCCAACTATATCAGATTGAGGAAAAGAAACAAAGACGTGCCAGAGAGAAACTCATCGAACAAAATTGGCTGGCTGCCATGGAATTTGTACGACAGGAGAGAGAGTTCCAACAAAGCTATGAAGACAAACTACGCAAAGTGATTGAGGGCACCAATCAAGAGAGAAATCTTTGCATGCAGGATGCAAAAGTTATAAAAGAACAAACGGAATATGAGAAACTCAAGGCATTTCATCACGAAGA CAATAGGCGTGCCTTAACCTTGGATCAAAAGTATAAAACAGATGAAAAATTACGAGATGTATACAAGaaattgcaacaaaaacaaTGGTTGAAG tttcaaattgctgACAATCAACAGCGTAACAATTCAAGTGATCAAAATTCATTGCGAGAATCCATTATTTTTAAAGATCGAGAAGATTATCAAATTTATACGGAATTAGATGGATCTCAAAGACATAAG GTGCGCAACAACGAATGGCATAAATTATACCTGGAACACTGTGCCCGGGAGAAACAACAACGAAAAGAAGCCGATCTACAGCATGAACAGATGTACCTCAACACTGGTTGTGTTCTTCAGCAGAGGCCAAAGAATCCCTATGGTAAAAATTCTAGATAg
- the LOC106086670 gene encoding fibrinogen C domain-containing protein 1: MPTNLKGSRKLVYINFCLLWLTIFNSIGKISTAECGSPSLSLKSHSEWESKFDQCLETNRNLSKIIVDLDNKLDEIKVKFKQTQEALLEQKLEYSEITKILAEQQVKLEQQHLQQNRKLLHLYELQIKKLDGLQDHMNNRETIIMRRMDGSVDFVRTWNEYKKGFGEPSGEFFIGLEQLYKLTNSAPYSLHIVLEDWDNQRRYAKYNNFVIGSEREQYMLHSLGTYTGTAGNDFYLNEGQKFTTIDRDNDQLGNNNCAILFLGAWWHKACYLCNLFGPYKKGRVDDSELGQIVQWHSFRGNVTSLKFAEMKIQLN; the protein is encoded by the exons ATGCCAACGAATCTCAAAGGAAGCCGTAAATTAGTTTACATTAATTTCTGTTTATTATGGCTGacaatttttaattcaattggcaaaatttcaacggcAGAG TGTGGTTCTCCATCACTTTCCCTCAAAAGTCACTCTGAATGGGAATCGAAATTTGACCAATGCCTGGAGACAAATCGTAATCTTAGCAAAATCATAGTGGATCTTGATAATAAATTAGACGAAATCAAAGTTAAATTCAAACAAACTCAAGAGGCGCTTCTTGAACAAAAATTGGAATACAGTGAAATAAccaaaattcttgcggagcaaCAAGTAAAGTTGGAACAACAACAcctgcagcaaaatcggaaattgtTGCACCTTTATGAACTGCAAATTAAGAAGTTGGATGGACTTCAAGATCATATGAACAACCGAGAAACCATCATTATGAGACGCATGGATGGTTCTGTAGATTTTGTACGAACTTGGAATGAGTACAAAAAAGGCTTTGGAGAACCCTCTGGGGAGTTTTTTATAGGTCTTGAACAACTGTACAAACTCACTAATAGCGCACCCTACAGTCTGCATATTGTCTTAGAGGATTGGGACAATCAAAGGCGCTATGCTAAATACAATAACTTTGTGATAGGCAGTGAGAGAGAGCAATATATGCTTCATAGCTTAGGAACATATACGGGCACAGCTGGAAATGATTTCTACCTCAACGAAGGTCAAAAGTTCACAACCATAGATCGAGACAATGATCAACTTGgaaataacaattgcgccataCTCTTTCTTGGAGCCTGGTGGCACAAAGCATGCTATTTGTG CAATCTCTTTGGACCTTACAAAAAGGGAAGAGTTGATGACAGTGAACTGGGACAGATCGTACAATGGCATTCGTTTAGGGGCAATGTTACGTCTTTGAAGTTTGCAGAAATGAAGATACAACTAaactaa